One genomic window of Sphingomonas ginsengisoli An et al. 2013 includes the following:
- a CDS encoding nucleoside deaminase, translating to MRRALDLAAEAARAGEVPVGAVVTLGNEVVAEARNAMRESLDPTAHAEMVAIRRAAKTLGRPRLDGCTLWVSLEPCAMCAGAIALARLDALRFAADDPKGGGVVHGARVFAQPTCHHRPDVLGGLGEVEAAAQLRDFFAARR from the coding sequence ATGCGACGCGCGCTCGACCTCGCCGCCGAAGCGGCGCGGGCGGGCGAAGTGCCGGTGGGTGCGGTGGTCACCCTCGGCAATGAAGTGGTGGCCGAAGCGCGCAACGCGATGCGCGAGAGCCTCGACCCCACCGCCCATGCCGAGATGGTCGCGATTCGCCGGGCGGCGAAGACACTCGGCCGTCCACGGCTCGACGGCTGCACTCTGTGGGTCAGCCTCGAGCCCTGCGCGATGTGCGCCGGGGCGATCGCGCTGGCGCGGCTCGACGCGCTGCGCTTCGCCGCCGACGACCCCAAGGGAGGCGGGGTGGTGCACGGGGCGCGGGTGTTCGCGCAGCCGACCTGCCACCATCGCCCAGACGTGCTCGGCGGGCTCGGCGAGGTGGAAGCAGCGGCGCAGCTGCGCGATTTCTTCGCTGCTCGCCGCTGA
- a CDS encoding hemolysin family protein, which produces MSTPLLPFPWFDLVLIIALVALNGVLSMSELAIVSAREARLKGLAKSGSGGARTALALAADPGRFLSTVQTGITLIGVLAGAFSGASLGEPTSQRLALLGLDPDLAHKLGFGLVIVLTTFVSLIIGELVPKQFALRSPEPIAVVMARPMYWLSRATAPVVWVLDKTSGVIFTLLGLKRENENQVTAEELHLVVAEAQSAGVLEESERAIISGIVRLADRPVREVMTPRTEIDWIDIDSTPEELRQALAETPHSRLPVAEGSVEKIVGVVQTRDLLDAALNGRPLDLRQLARKAPVIPDVMDAMDALSVLRSAAVPLALVHDEYGHLDGICTPGSLLAALAGAFRSDVEDDDPPAIERDDGSWLLSGAANADLLEDRLGLNMPAERDYSTVAGFALSVLKRLPHTGETFEHLGWRFEIVDMDGRKIDKLIATAPRRRREVEEEPA; this is translated from the coding sequence ATGAGCACCCCTTTGCTCCCATTCCCCTGGTTCGACCTTGTCCTGATCATCGCGCTGGTCGCCTTGAACGGCGTCCTGTCGATGAGCGAGCTGGCGATCGTCTCGGCGCGCGAGGCGCGGCTCAAGGGGCTGGCCAAGAGCGGCAGCGGCGGCGCCCGCACCGCGCTGGCGCTCGCCGCCGACCCCGGGCGCTTCCTCTCCACCGTGCAGACCGGGATCACCCTGATCGGCGTGCTCGCCGGCGCCTTCTCGGGCGCGAGCCTGGGCGAGCCGACGTCGCAGCGATTGGCGCTGCTCGGGCTCGATCCGGACCTTGCGCACAAGCTCGGCTTCGGGCTCGTCATCGTGCTGACCACCTTCGTCTCGCTGATCATCGGCGAGCTGGTGCCAAAGCAGTTCGCGCTGCGCAGCCCCGAGCCGATCGCGGTGGTGATGGCGCGGCCGATGTATTGGCTGAGCCGCGCGACCGCGCCGGTGGTGTGGGTGCTCGACAAGACCAGCGGGGTGATCTTTACCCTGCTCGGTCTCAAGCGTGAGAATGAGAATCAGGTTACCGCCGAGGAACTGCACCTGGTGGTCGCCGAGGCGCAGAGCGCGGGCGTGCTCGAGGAGAGCGAGCGCGCGATCATCAGCGGCATCGTCCGGCTGGCCGATCGTCCGGTCCGCGAGGTGATGACCCCGCGCACCGAGATCGACTGGATCGATATCGACAGCACTCCCGAGGAGCTGCGGCAGGCGCTAGCAGAGACTCCGCACAGCCGCCTGCCGGTGGCGGAGGGGTCGGTCGAGAAGATCGTCGGCGTGGTCCAGACCCGCGACCTGCTCGACGCCGCCCTGAACGGCCGCCCGCTCGACCTGCGGCAGCTGGCGCGCAAGGCGCCGGTGATTCCCGACGTGATGGACGCGATGGACGCGCTGTCGGTCCTGCGCTCGGCGGCGGTGCCGTTGGCGCTGGTCCACGACGAATATGGCCACCTTGATGGGATCTGCACCCCGGGGTCGCTGCTGGCGGCACTGGCCGGCGCGTTCCGCTCGGACGTCGAGGACGACGACCCGCCCGCGATCGAGCGCGACGACGGCAGCTGGCTCTTGTCGGGCGCGGCCAATGCCGATCTGCTCGAGGACCGGCTCGGGCTCAACATGCCCGCCGAGCGCGACTATTCGACCGTCGCCGGCTTCGCGCTGTCGGTGCTCAAGCGCCTGCCCCACACCGGCGAGACTTTCGAGCACCTCGGCTGGCGGTTCGAGATCGTCGACATGGACGGGCGCAAGATCGACAAGTTGATCGCCACCGCCCCCCGGCGGCGGCGTGAGGTCGAGGAAGAGCCGGCCTGA